In one Palaemon carinicauda isolate YSFRI2023 chromosome 25, ASM3689809v2, whole genome shotgun sequence genomic region, the following are encoded:
- the LOC137618913 gene encoding uncharacterized protein — protein sequence MGNPPRWLSFKPNSDIDSITAAPNRYFQERSLPVLDPSPQPMRIPPAKKKKNGTTVKPPTATFTATLPTSTPTTEEEASAMDLDPSKDTRSPALAEAHQPDCNCTSCLTQLLATLTPTVGPTPDLAKATATLTLTVEPSPKPGPTPKNPEHQPQFKLPSVEGVPSYAAVVAIATSNPGIKISARVNLKGDIIITTKDQDSASLFHKETSQAYLDPAEKLRKAVVSNYSVKMPLIFITDCSNVAHAERYLGCHKQPTRKVTVIFIGPIPLSLDLRLWGIIPIEDIDIDPLRCFNCERFRHHKENCRNSTMCGVCSRWHPTQECIDTYKDGLETHPKCPKCGGSHHAWNRRCPEEFRRLRALQNVPYTTAAAAKTQLPKP from the coding sequence aTGGGCAACCCACCTAGATGGCTCAGTTTTAAACCAAATTCAGATATCGACAGCATCACGGCTGCACCTAATAGATATTTTCAGGAACGGAGTCTTcctgttcttgacccctctcctcaaccaATGAGGATACCACctgcaaagaagaaaaagaatggaacGACAGTGAAACCTCCTACTGCCACCTTcactgccacactacctactagcactcctacaacagaagaagaagcgtcagccatggacctggatccttccaaagacactcGTTCTCCTGCTCTGGCTGAGGCACATCAGCCAGACTGCAATTGCACATCCTGCCTAACACAGCTACTTGCCACACTCACCCCAACTGTTGGGCCTACTCCAGATCTTGCTAAAGCCACTGCCACACTCACTTTAACTGTTGAGCCTTCTCCAAAACCAGGGCCCACCCCTAAGAATCCAGAGCACCAGCCACAATTCAAGTTACCTTCCGTGGAAggtgtaccttcctatgcagcGGTTGTTGCCATTGCAACCTCGAATCCAGGAATAAAGATCTCTGCTAGAGTCAATCTAAAGGGTGACATAATCATTACAACCAAGGATCAGGATAGTGCCAGCCTTTTTCACAAGGAAACCTCCCAAGCCTATCTTGATCCTGCCgagaaattgaggaaagcagttgtctccaactATTCTGTCAAAATGCCACTGATCTTCATAACTGACTGCAGTAATGTTGCCCATGCTGAACGCTATTTGGGCTGCCATAAGCAGCCTACCAGGAAGGTCACAGTCATcttcattgggccaatcccacTGTCACTGGACCTCAGACTATGGGGAATTATCCCCATAGAGGACATAGACATCGACCCGCTACGCTGCTTCAACTGCGAACGTTTTCGCCACCACAAGGAGAACTGCAGGAATTCAACGATGTGTGGAGTCTGCAGTCGCTGGCATCCCACTCAAGAATGCATTGACACCTACAAGGACGGGTTAGAGACCCATCCGAAGTGTCCGAAGtgtggtggatctcaccacgcttggaacaggaggtgtccagaggAATTTAGAAGATTGAGAGCATTACAGAACGTCCCATATACCACTGCAGCAGCTGCCAAGACACAGCTACCTAAGCCCTAA